The following are from one region of the Natronosporangium hydrolyticum genome:
- a CDS encoding NAD(P)-dependent malic enzyme: MQLTALSDDEIFAGHQGGKLAVTSTVPLADLRDLSIAYTPGVARVSEAIAADRSLADAYTWTSHVVAVVTDGSAVLGLGDIGPRAALPVMEGKAILFKQFGGVDAVPICLDTKDPDEIVAAVTALAPTFGGINLEDISAPRCFEIERRLDAAVDIPVFHDDQHGTAIVVLAALRNAAKVLERKLGDLRVVVVGAGAAGVAVTRMLIAGGVDGGVAMVCDSQGIIHGGRPELAGTKAELAELTNVEVRTGDVADALRGADVLIGVSGGSIPEAAVAQMAPNGIIFALANPTPEVDPAVAARYAAVLATGRSDYPNQINNVLAFPGVFKGALAARATRITEGMKVAAARAIAEVVADSLRPDAIVPNPFDARTAEAVAEAVAEAARAEGVRRPVGSGRGRPEDR, encoded by the coding sequence GTGCAGCTCACTGCGCTCTCAGATGATGAGATCTTCGCTGGCCATCAGGGCGGCAAACTGGCCGTGACGTCGACCGTGCCACTGGCCGACCTGCGGGACCTGTCGATCGCGTACACCCCGGGGGTGGCCCGGGTCAGCGAGGCGATCGCGGCCGACCGGTCGCTCGCCGACGCGTACACCTGGACCTCGCACGTGGTGGCGGTGGTGACCGACGGCTCGGCGGTGCTCGGCCTCGGCGACATCGGCCCCCGAGCCGCGTTGCCGGTGATGGAGGGCAAGGCGATCCTGTTCAAGCAGTTCGGCGGGGTCGACGCGGTGCCGATCTGCCTCGACACCAAGGACCCGGACGAGATCGTGGCCGCGGTGACCGCGCTGGCGCCCACCTTCGGCGGGATCAACCTGGAGGACATCTCGGCGCCCCGGTGCTTCGAGATCGAGCGCCGGCTCGACGCGGCGGTGGACATCCCGGTCTTCCACGACGACCAGCACGGCACCGCGATCGTGGTGCTGGCTGCGCTCCGCAACGCGGCGAAGGTGCTGGAGCGCAAACTCGGGGACCTGCGGGTGGTGGTGGTCGGCGCCGGCGCCGCCGGGGTCGCGGTCACCCGGATGCTGATCGCCGGCGGGGTCGACGGTGGTGTCGCCATGGTCTGCGACTCGCAGGGGATCATCCACGGCGGCCGGCCGGAGCTGGCCGGCACCAAGGCCGAGCTGGCCGAGCTCACCAACGTCGAGGTCCGCACCGGCGACGTGGCCGATGCGCTGCGCGGCGCCGACGTGCTGATCGGGGTCTCCGGCGGCTCGATCCCGGAGGCGGCGGTGGCGCAGATGGCCCCCAACGGGATCATCTTCGCGCTCGCCAACCCGACCCCGGAGGTCGACCCGGCGGTGGCCGCCCGCTACGCCGCGGTGCTGGCGACCGGCCGCTCCGACTACCCCAATCAGATCAACAACGTGCTCGCCTTCCCGGGCGTGTTCAAGGGTGCGCTCGCCGCCCGAGCGACCCGGATCACCGAGGGGATGAAGGTGGCGGCGGCGCGGGCCATCGCCGAGGTGGTCGCGGACTCGCTGCGGCCGGACGCGATCGTGCCCAACCCGTTCGACGCGCGCACCGCCGAGGCGGTCGCCGAGGCGGTGGCCGAGGCGGCCCGCGCCGAGGGGGTCCGCCGGCCAGTCGGGTCGGGTCGGGGGCGCCCGGAAGACCGGTGA
- a CDS encoding YaaA family protein — protein sequence MHSSKTMRPPATGDAPAGQPALLARAVELVDYLRTLSTEQVAEVMSISTELAAKTRQQYAEWGTDPQRQTPAAATFVGDIYSGLQIDTFAAADRAYAQEHLRILSGLYGMVRPFDGISPYRLEMGYRLPPGPYRSLYRFWGSAIAEQLPAAGPIVNLAANEYSKAVLPHVDPGRVVTPKFLTVDPATQRPKFVVVHAKIARGAFARWLVVNRVAETTDRMPKFQEIGYRYDETLSTPAEPVFVCQEFAGKGLSVRLT from the coding sequence ATGCACAGCTCCAAGACCATGCGCCCGCCGGCGACGGGTGATGCGCCGGCCGGTCAACCGGCCCTGCTGGCGCGAGCGGTCGAGTTGGTGGACTATCTGCGCACACTCTCGACCGAGCAGGTCGCCGAAGTGATGTCCATCTCCACAGAGCTGGCGGCGAAGACCCGACAGCAGTACGCCGAATGGGGTACCGACCCGCAGCGGCAGACCCCGGCGGCGGCCACCTTCGTCGGCGACATCTACAGCGGCCTGCAGATCGACACGTTCGCCGCGGCCGACCGCGCGTACGCGCAGGAGCATCTGCGGATTCTCTCCGGGCTGTATGGCATGGTGCGGCCGTTCGATGGGATCAGCCCATACCGGCTGGAGATGGGGTACCGACTGCCACCGGGGCCTTACCGCAGCCTCTACCGGTTCTGGGGTTCGGCCATCGCCGAGCAGCTGCCCGCGGCCGGCCCGATCGTCAACCTCGCCGCCAACGAGTACAGCAAGGCGGTCCTGCCGCACGTCGACCCCGGCCGGGTGGTCACCCCGAAGTTCCTGACCGTAGACCCGGCGACGCAGAGACCGAAGTTCGTCGTGGTCCACGCCAAGATCGCCCGCGGGGCGTTCGCCCGGTGGCTGGTGGTCAACCGGGTCGCCGAGACCACGGACCGGATGCCGAAGTTCCAGGAGATCGGCTACCGGTACGACGAAACGTTGAGCACCCCGGCCGAGCCGGTCTTCGTCTGCCAGGAGTTCGCCGGCAAAGGGCTCTCGGTCCGGCTCACCTGA
- a CDS encoding L,D-transpeptidase produces MTPTILHAAPRRRSTWRIALAVLLPAVLVLSGCSSNGDGEGGDPEEGPHVGATILEPADATSGVPTALEIHFDTEHATEATVELADLDGNPIEGEPTESGTSWLPQSQLEYQTTYVATLTAVGDDGQNSITTSTFTTMAEPSQTIRVFSFLGADSEVGVGMPLRIEFKDDADQGWDIPEAARAEIERRITVRTDPPQAGGWHWVRGSELHYRPMEFWEPGTQISYRAAAGGLPLGDDYYLRNDLNLNLTVGRSVIMEVDDATREMTVKVDGEVERTIPVSLGRDDYPSSSGTFVIMEKESETVFDTLETMGEEDGYVVDIEYAMRLTYQGEYIHATVRSGEELGNENVTHGCINMSEDNAEWLFDLTNSWGDPVIVTGTSQTAEPGDGWTDWNLDWEEIQRGSALYSEG; encoded by the coding sequence GTGACCCCCACGATTCTCCACGCGGCGCCACGGCGCCGGTCGACCTGGCGGATCGCGCTCGCAGTGCTGTTGCCGGCCGTGCTCGTGCTGAGCGGCTGCTCCAGCAACGGCGACGGCGAGGGCGGGGACCCAGAGGAAGGGCCGCACGTCGGCGCGACGATCCTGGAGCCGGCCGACGCCACCAGCGGAGTCCCCACCGCGTTGGAGATCCACTTCGACACCGAGCACGCCACCGAGGCCACTGTCGAACTGGCCGACCTCGACGGGAACCCGATCGAAGGCGAGCCCACCGAGTCAGGCACCAGTTGGCTGCCGCAGAGCCAGCTGGAGTATCAGACCACGTACGTCGCGACCCTCACCGCGGTCGGCGATGACGGCCAGAACTCCATCACGACCAGCACCTTCACCACCATGGCCGAGCCGAGCCAGACCATCCGGGTCTTCAGCTTCCTAGGAGCAGACTCCGAAGTCGGGGTCGGTATGCCGCTGCGGATCGAGTTCAAGGACGACGCCGACCAGGGCTGGGACATCCCCGAGGCGGCCCGCGCCGAGATCGAACGGCGGATCACCGTCCGGACCGATCCGCCGCAAGCGGGCGGTTGGCACTGGGTACGCGGTTCGGAGCTGCATTATCGCCCGATGGAGTTCTGGGAGCCCGGCACCCAGATCAGCTACCGGGCCGCGGCCGGTGGGCTCCCGCTCGGCGACGACTATTACCTGCGAAATGACCTGAACCTGAACCTCACCGTCGGCCGATCGGTGATCATGGAGGTCGACGACGCCACCCGGGAAATGACCGTCAAGGTCGACGGCGAGGTGGAGCGGACCATTCCGGTCAGCCTGGGTCGGGATGATTACCCCTCCTCCAGCGGCACCTTCGTGATCATGGAGAAGGAGTCGGAGACGGTCTTCGACACCCTCGAGACCATGGGCGAGGAAGACGGGTACGTCGTCGACATCGAGTATGCGATGAGGCTCACATATCAGGGTGAGTACATTCACGCCACCGTCCGCTCCGGTGAGGAGCTTGGCAACGAGAACGTCACCCACGGCTGCATCAACATGTCGGAAGACAACGCCGAGTGGCTCTTCGACCTGACCAACTCCTGGGGTGACCCGGTGATCGTCACCGGCACCAGCCAGACCGCTGAGCCCGGCGACGGCTGGACCGACTGGAACCTCGACTGGGAAGAGATCCAACGCGGCAGCGCGCTCTACTCCGAAGGGTGA
- a CDS encoding amidohydrolase family protein, producing the protein MTLIDAHLHLWDLSAVAYPWLTPAAGPIYRTFTPADVEPELRTAAVDGVVLVQAANSAEDTEAMLAVAARQPWVAGVVGWVPLTEPAQAAAALTRYATVPAFTGVRHLIHDEPDPDWVVQPAVVESLRLLAEHDVSFDVVAVLPEHLAHVATLAQAVPELRLVIDHLAKPPIQQRGWQPWADLLAAAAAHPNVYAKISGLNTAADPARWSAADLRPYVEHALAVFGADRLMFGSDWPVALLAGDYQQVLRETLAALQGCDEQQRAAILAGTAARCYRLPPGSDAGWA; encoded by the coding sequence ATGACCCTCATCGACGCGCACCTGCACCTGTGGGACCTCTCGGCGGTGGCGTACCCGTGGCTGACGCCGGCGGCCGGGCCGATCTACCGCACTTTCACCCCGGCCGATGTCGAACCGGAGTTGCGAACCGCGGCGGTCGACGGTGTGGTGCTGGTGCAGGCCGCCAACAGCGCCGAGGACACCGAGGCGATGTTGGCAGTGGCCGCCCGGCAACCGTGGGTTGCCGGAGTCGTGGGCTGGGTGCCGCTCACCGAGCCGGCACAAGCCGCGGCGGCCCTCACCCGCTACGCGACGGTGCCGGCCTTCACCGGGGTACGCCATCTGATCCACGACGAGCCGGACCCAGACTGGGTGGTGCAGCCCGCGGTGGTCGAGAGTCTGCGCCTGCTGGCCGAACACGACGTCAGCTTCGACGTGGTCGCGGTGCTGCCGGAACATCTGGCGCACGTCGCCACCCTGGCCCAGGCGGTGCCGGAGCTGCGGCTGGTCATCGACCACCTCGCGAAACCGCCGATCCAGCAACGGGGTTGGCAACCCTGGGCCGATCTGCTGGCGGCGGCCGCGGCACACCCCAATGTGTACGCGAAGATCTCCGGCCTGAACACCGCGGCCGACCCAGCGCGGTGGTCCGCCGCCGACCTGCGCCCGTACGTCGAGCATGCGCTGGCGGTCTTCGGCGCGGACCGGTTGATGTTCGGTAGCGACTGGCCGGTGGCGTTGCTCGCCGGGGATTACCAGCAGGTGCTGCGGGAGACGCTGGCTGCGCTGCAGGGCTGCGATGAGCAGCAGCGGGCGGCGATCCTCGCCGGCACCGCCGCGCGCTGCTACCGGCTGCCGCCGGGGTCCGACGCCGGGTGGGCGTAG
- a CDS encoding exodeoxyribonuclease III, which translates to MRVATWNVNSVTARLPRLHEWLDLVAPDVLCLQETKCAAEAFPSDGLTERGYQVAAVGDGRWNGVAILSRVGLTEVAHGFAGQPGYAAQPDGDDPALLSAPPVVEARAVGADCGQLRVWSVYVPNGRTPESPHYAYKLDWLAALRAALTPELTGDRPFAVMGDFNVAPGDEDVWDPDAFVGATHVTPAEREELARLRAAGLTDVRPRAMKHDTPFTYWDYRAGMFPKNMGMRIDLVYANAAAAAAVRDAYVDRDARKGKGPSDHAPIVVDLDI; encoded by the coding sequence ATGAGAGTCGCTACCTGGAACGTCAACTCGGTCACCGCCCGGCTGCCCCGGCTGCACGAGTGGCTCGACCTGGTCGCGCCGGACGTGCTCTGCCTGCAGGAGACGAAGTGTGCGGCGGAAGCGTTCCCGAGCGACGGCCTCACCGAGCGGGGCTACCAGGTGGCAGCGGTCGGCGACGGTCGGTGGAACGGCGTGGCGATCCTGTCCCGGGTCGGGCTGACCGAGGTGGCACACGGCTTCGCCGGGCAGCCGGGGTACGCCGCCCAACCGGACGGCGACGACCCGGCGCTGCTGAGCGCGCCGCCGGTGGTGGAGGCGCGGGCGGTCGGCGCCGACTGCGGGCAGCTGCGGGTGTGGTCGGTGTACGTACCGAACGGGCGTACCCCGGAGAGCCCGCACTACGCGTACAAACTTGACTGGTTGGCGGCGCTGCGGGCGGCGCTCACCCCCGAACTGACCGGCGATCGGCCGTTCGCGGTGATGGGCGACTTCAACGTGGCACCGGGCGACGAGGATGTCTGGGATCCGGATGCGTTCGTCGGCGCCACCCACGTCACCCCGGCGGAGCGGGAGGAGCTCGCCCGGCTGCGGGCCGCCGGCCTCACCGATGTCCGGCCGCGGGCGATGAAGCACGACACTCCGTTCACCTACTGGGACTACCGGGCGGGGATGTTCCCGAAAAATATGGGCATGCGCATCGACCTGGTCTACGCCAACGCCGCAGCGGCCGCGGCGGTCCGGGATGCGTACGTGGATCGGGACGCCCGCAAGGGCAAAGGCCCCTCTGATCACGCCCCGATCGTGGTGGACCTTGACATCTGA
- a CDS encoding EI24 domain-containing protein translates to MVGEFVRGAGLLLRGIGMWSRSPRLFLLGLIPVAVTAALFLIGLVALLLFLPDLAAAVTWFAADWSETARGTTRVLAGVALLGVALLIGIVSFTAVTLTLGSPFYERISQHVERSVGELPPELPVGFWRSLGRSVTDSARLLAVTIPIGLCLFLIGFLPAVGQLVAPVLGALIGGWFLALELVSIPFERRGLRLADRRRALRRLRPASLGFGAAVFLCFLIPGGAILVMPAAVAGGTLLARRALSPPT, encoded by the coding sequence ATGGTCGGCGAGTTCGTACGCGGCGCGGGTCTACTCCTTCGCGGCATCGGGATGTGGTCCCGCTCGCCGCGGCTGTTCCTGCTGGGGCTGATCCCGGTGGCGGTGACCGCGGCGCTGTTCCTGATCGGGCTGGTGGCGTTGCTGCTCTTCCTGCCCGACCTGGCTGCGGCCGTCACCTGGTTCGCCGCCGACTGGTCGGAGACGGCCCGGGGCACGACCCGGGTGCTGGCCGGGGTGGCGCTGCTGGGGGTCGCCCTGCTGATCGGGATCGTGAGCTTCACGGCGGTGACCCTGACGCTAGGCAGCCCGTTCTATGAGCGGATTTCGCAGCACGTGGAGCGGTCCGTTGGTGAGCTGCCGCCAGAACTCCCGGTCGGGTTCTGGCGTTCACTCGGGCGCAGCGTTACCGATTCGGCCCGGTTGCTCGCGGTCACGATTCCGATCGGCCTGTGCCTGTTCCTGATCGGCTTCCTGCCGGCGGTGGGGCAGCTCGTCGCGCCAGTGCTCGGGGCCCTGATCGGTGGCTGGTTCCTCGCCCTGGAGCTGGTCAGCATCCCGTTTGAGCGGCGCGGGCTGCGGTTGGCCGATCGGCGCCGAGCGCTGCGCAGACTCCGGCCGGCTTCGCTCGGCTTCGGAGCGGCGGTCTTTCTTTGTTTCCTCATACCCGGTGGTGCGATCCTGGTCATGCCCGCGGCGGTGGCCGGCGGGACCCTCCTGGCCCGGCGTGCACTCTCGCCGCCCACTTGA
- a CDS encoding nucleotidyltransferase domain-containing protein: MTVELDESTGDAVADRVVSGVVGVFERAFPGRVHGYLLRGSYASGANIDGSDLDLCIVFQEEFADPAEAERARGAAASCAQLSSLPLEALVVSEAQLQRPDNLVLALQLRLTSRPVYGGDVRGKLPALETDTYVRSVVYTPLHSYLYPKQRAGGSLHYPLEHIDPEGEFFGFDQWRMPGPDGQDVPSTKLLVATVGWTATALIALTVGRYVRDKRACVALYRQHLDDDWLPLVADVHELCRDRWRYQLPEAGAERRQLRELCERTLGFQNHYLRRYREYQLAEAKSDDPERRELALHRLEQIQL; this comes from the coding sequence ATGACCGTCGAGTTGGACGAATCGACCGGAGACGCCGTCGCTGACCGGGTGGTCAGCGGGGTGGTCGGCGTCTTCGAGCGGGCGTTTCCGGGCCGGGTACACGGCTACCTGCTCCGCGGCTCGTACGCGAGCGGCGCCAACATCGACGGTAGCGACCTCGACCTGTGCATCGTCTTCCAGGAGGAGTTCGCCGACCCCGCGGAGGCGGAGCGGGCCCGCGGCGCGGCCGCCTCCTGCGCGCAGTTGAGTTCGCTGCCGCTGGAGGCCCTGGTGGTCAGCGAAGCGCAGCTGCAGCGGCCCGACAACCTGGTGTTGGCGTTACAGCTGCGACTCACCAGCCGGCCTGTCTACGGCGGTGATGTCCGGGGCAAGCTGCCAGCGCTGGAGACCGACACCTATGTCCGGTCGGTGGTGTATACGCCGCTGCACAGCTACCTCTACCCGAAGCAGCGCGCTGGCGGCTCGCTGCACTACCCGCTCGAACATATCGACCCGGAGGGCGAGTTCTTCGGCTTCGACCAGTGGCGGATGCCGGGGCCCGACGGGCAGGACGTCCCGAGCACGAAGCTGCTGGTGGCGACGGTCGGTTGGACCGCGACCGCGTTGATCGCTCTGACCGTTGGCCGGTACGTCCGGGACAAGCGGGCCTGCGTCGCGCTCTATCGGCAACACCTCGACGACGACTGGTTGCCGCTGGTGGCCGATGTCCACGAGCTCTGCCGGGACCGCTGGCGGTATCAGCTCCCGGAGGCTGGGGCCGAGCGGCGTCAGCTGCGGGAGCTGTGTGAGCGGACCCTCGGTTTCCAGAATCACTATCTCCGCCGCTATCGGGAGTACCAGCTCGCCGAGGCGAAGTCGGACGATCCGGAGCGGCGGGAACTCGCGCTGCACCGGCTCGAACAGATCCAGCTGTAG
- a CDS encoding metallophosphoesterase, giving the protein MRLLFATAGFAALHLFLWWRLVYATTERGSRWRPIGAAALATLAGSGLAARFLVPSPAPLWLQQLIGWPGWLWFGAAMYLVGLLAVAEPGRWWLLRARRTAQPAIRREAGRDPDERPAGGSADASPAAAGMPRRVVLSRAIGLGAVVATGTIVGHGTVEGNRTPRLKPVSLPLTRLAREFDGYRIAVVGDVHLSALHGRGFCQRVVAQINRAQPDLIAIVGDLASGEAYQLRDASEPLAGLRARDGAYYVVGNAEHYTGADEWIARVEELGLTALPNTRVELPGFDLAGVNDLIVEERDLPGEVGPDLAAALSDRDPARASILLAHQPNIIREAVDWGVDLQLSGHTHGGQLWPVHALTRMRNVQLGGLQGYDGTQLYVTNGAGTNGPPLRVGAKSDITVMTLRSAQA; this is encoded by the coding sequence GTGCGCCTGCTATTCGCCACCGCCGGCTTCGCCGCCCTTCACCTCTTTCTTTGGTGGCGGCTGGTCTACGCGACCACCGAACGAGGGTCGCGCTGGCGGCCGATCGGCGCCGCAGCGCTCGCTACCCTGGCCGGCTCCGGCCTGGCGGCGAGGTTCCTCGTCCCCTCCCCTGCTCCACTATGGCTACAGCAGCTGATCGGTTGGCCCGGTTGGTTGTGGTTCGGGGCTGCAATGTATCTCGTCGGTCTACTCGCGGTCGCCGAGCCCGGCCGGTGGTGGCTGCTGCGCGCCCGGCGTACCGCGCAGCCGGCGATCCGTAGGGAAGCCGGCCGAGACCCGGATGAAAGACCTGCCGGGGGATCAGCCGACGCTTCGCCGGCTGCGGCCGGTATGCCCCGGCGGGTGGTGCTGTCCCGGGCGATCGGGCTGGGCGCGGTGGTAGCCACCGGCACCATCGTCGGCCACGGCACAGTCGAGGGTAACCGCACCCCTCGCCTGAAACCGGTGTCGCTCCCGCTCACTCGACTCGCCCGCGAGTTCGACGGCTACCGGATCGCGGTCGTCGGCGACGTCCACCTCTCGGCGCTCCACGGCCGCGGCTTCTGCCAACGAGTGGTGGCACAGATCAACCGCGCCCAGCCCGACCTCATCGCCATCGTCGGCGACCTGGCCAGCGGCGAGGCTTACCAGTTACGCGACGCCAGCGAACCGCTCGCCGGACTCCGCGCACGCGACGGTGCGTACTATGTGGTCGGTAACGCCGAGCACTACACCGGCGCCGACGAGTGGATCGCCCGGGTCGAAGAATTAGGGCTCACCGCGCTCCCCAACACCCGGGTCGAGCTGCCCGGCTTCGACCTGGCTGGCGTGAATGACCTCATCGTCGAGGAGCGGGACCTGCCTGGTGAGGTGGGGCCTGATCTGGCCGCCGCCCTCAGCGACCGGGACCCGGCCCGGGCGTCGATCCTCCTCGCCCACCAGCCCAACATCATCCGCGAAGCGGTCGACTGGGGCGTGGATCTACAGTTGTCGGGCCACACGCACGGCGGTCAGCTGTGGCCGGTCCACGCCCTTACCCGGATGCGCAACGTCCAGCTCGGGGGCCTGCAGGGTTACGACGGTACGCAGCTCTACGTCACCAATGGAGCCGGCACCAACGGCCCGCCCCTACGAGTAGGGGCAAAGTCTGACATAACCGTAATGACGCTCCGCTCCGCACAGGCCTGA
- a CDS encoding asparagine synthase-related protein → MLEDIVLRELTADVPLCTLLSGGLDSSAITALAARWLRKTNGSPVRTVTTTFAGYSEKFQPDDTRDTADDPYARALALQRALRPG, encoded by the coding sequence CTGCTCGAGGACATTGTGCTGCGGGAACTCACCGCGGACGTACCGCTGTGCACGCTGTTGTCGGGCGGGCTCGATTCCAGCGCAATCACCGCGCTGGCAGCGCGCTGGCTCCGCAAGACCAACGGCTCCCCGGTCCGGACCGTCACCACGACCTTCGCCGGTTACAGCGAGAAGTTCCAGCCCGACGACACCCGGGATACGGCCGACGACCCCTATGCCCGGGCGCTGGCCCTCCAACGAGCACTCCGGCCGGGCTGA
- a CDS encoding TetR/AcrR family transcriptional regulator, with product MGKGTAPRRAPAPEARQRDAERSRQLLLAAAVDEFSAKGFAGARVQDIADRAGVNKQLIAYYFGGKEGLYRALHEAWLEQEAGFAGPDVPFDTLVSEYLRASLADPRGIRLMLWDALTNGSQDLPAGDQAGQADVADIRRRQDAGEIASDLDPVMFLLAIMGAITAPLTLPQVARRMGVDPSSPEFETRYAEELKRLIRHLTGPDRRS from the coding sequence GTGGGTAAAGGGACAGCGCCGCGCCGGGCACCGGCGCCGGAGGCGCGACAACGCGATGCCGAGCGGTCCCGCCAGCTGCTACTCGCGGCCGCGGTGGACGAGTTCTCCGCCAAGGGGTTCGCCGGCGCCAGAGTGCAGGACATCGCCGACCGGGCCGGGGTCAACAAACAACTGATCGCCTACTACTTCGGTGGCAAGGAAGGCCTCTACCGGGCGCTGCACGAGGCATGGTTGGAGCAGGAGGCGGGCTTCGCCGGGCCGGACGTCCCGTTCGACACGCTGGTCAGCGAGTACCTCCGCGCCAGCCTGGCCGACCCACGCGGGATCCGGCTCATGCTCTGGGACGCCCTCACCAACGGCAGCCAAGACCTGCCAGCCGGCGACCAGGCCGGGCAGGCGGACGTGGCCGACATCCGTCGCCGCCAGGACGCCGGCGAGATCGCCTCCGACCTCGACCCGGTGATGTTCCTGCTCGCCATCATGGGTGCTATCACCGCACCGCTCACCCTGCCCCAGGTCGCCCGCCGGATGGGCGTCGACCCGAGCTCACCCGAGTTCGAGACGCGCTACGCCGAAGAGCTCAAACGGCTGATCCGACATCTCACCGGACCGGACCGTCGCTCCTGA
- a CDS encoding ATP-binding cassette domain-containing protein — MTAENIVEVSGLRRVFTTKRSEVVAVDRLDLAVAPGEIFGFLGPNGAGKTTTLLILTTLLRPTTGTVKVAGIDVAAQPDRARRAIGVALQDAGLDPAATALELLTFQARLQGISGRAAKQRATELLEIVGLADAAQQRTRALSGGMRRRLDLASALVHRPTLLFLDEPTTGLDPASRRQVWAEVRRLNTEEGMTVFLTTQYLEEADELAHRVAIIDKGRLVASGSPDRLKAEVGTDVIHLEVSPEHAEKACEAVRELSDTREPGTDATGVSLYVSDGPSRIAETLRLLDRSSIPIGAITVSRPSLDDAFLLATGHRMEN, encoded by the coding sequence ATGACTGCCGAGAACATTGTCGAGGTCTCGGGCCTACGACGCGTCTTCACCACCAAGCGAAGCGAGGTCGTCGCCGTGGACCGGCTCGACCTAGCCGTGGCGCCAGGAGAGATCTTTGGGTTCCTCGGACCCAACGGAGCAGGCAAGACCACCACCCTGCTGATCCTGACCACACTGCTGCGGCCCACCACCGGAACAGTGAAAGTTGCCGGGATCGACGTGGCCGCCCAACCAGACCGGGCACGCCGCGCAATCGGCGTGGCGCTGCAAGACGCCGGGCTCGACCCGGCAGCGACCGCTCTGGAACTACTCACCTTCCAAGCCCGCCTGCAAGGGATCTCCGGGCGGGCCGCCAAACAACGGGCAACCGAACTGCTCGAGATCGTCGGACTCGCCGACGCCGCGCAGCAGCGCACCCGCGCACTGTCCGGCGGCATGCGCCGCCGCCTGGACCTGGCCAGCGCCCTGGTCCACCGACCCACCCTGCTGTTCCTGGACGAACCCACCACCGGCCTGGACCCGGCCAGCCGCCGACAAGTGTGGGCAGAGGTGCGACGACTCAACACCGAAGAAGGCATGACCGTCTTCCTCACCACCCAATACCTCGAGGAAGCCGACGAACTGGCCCACCGGGTCGCGATCATCGACAAGGGACGCCTGGTCGCCAGCGGCTCACCGGACCGACTCAAAGCCGAAGTCGGCACCGACGTGATCCACCTGGAAGTATCACCCGAACATGCCGAGAAGGCCTGCGAGGCGGTACGAGAACTGTCCGACACCCGCGAGCCGGGCACCGACGCCACCGGAGTCAGCCTCTACGTCTCCGACGGCCCCAGCCGCATCGCCGAAACCCTGCGCCTGCTGGACCGATCCTCAATCCCGATCGGCGCCATCACCGTGTCCCGTCCCTCCCTGGACGACGCATTCCTCCTCGCTACCGGGCACCGCATGGAGAACTAA
- a CDS encoding ABC transporter permease, which yields MSTVPTTAPPAPARARMGLFRTLGYMVQREVRRTLAAPALLFPALLVALGTFFLMSGLFGGYATEFGITDYMAYLVATTLMFGAINTSGGQLVVQDIEAGYFSKLLTTPTSRLAILLGGMIGDALRAAAIAIVVLVVTLPFTQDGYGTFATGIGGALLVIALTACWGLAYGAISHAIALKTGSAAITQAAFPIFFPFLFLAPSFGPRESMSGWVQAVAQVNPVTYVIEAQRGLMLTGWDSGQIAAGFIAIAAMAVATVTLAMLALRSRVS from the coding sequence ATGTCCACCGTCCCGACGACAGCACCCCCGGCCCCGGCCAGGGCCCGAATGGGGCTGTTCCGAACGCTCGGCTACATGGTCCAGCGTGAAGTCCGCCGCACACTGGCCGCACCCGCCTTGCTGTTTCCCGCGCTGCTCGTCGCGCTGGGCACCTTCTTCCTCATGAGCGGCCTGTTCGGCGGCTACGCCACCGAATTCGGGATCACCGACTACATGGCCTACCTCGTCGCCACCACACTGATGTTCGGCGCCATCAACACCAGCGGCGGTCAACTCGTCGTCCAGGACATCGAAGCCGGCTACTTCAGCAAGCTCCTGACCACCCCCACCTCCCGACTCGCGATCCTGCTCGGCGGGATGATCGGCGACGCCCTACGCGCCGCTGCCATCGCGATCGTGGTACTGGTAGTAACCCTGCCGTTCACCCAGGACGGCTACGGCACCTTCGCCACCGGCATCGGCGGCGCGCTGCTGGTCATCGCGCTCACCGCCTGCTGGGGCCTGGCCTACGGCGCCATCAGCCACGCGATCGCCCTCAAAACCGGCAGCGCCGCCATCACCCAGGCCGCGTTCCCGATCTTCTTCCCCTTCTTGTTCCTCGCCCCCTCGTTCGGCCCCCGCGAATCCATGAGCGGATGGGTACAAGCAGTCGCCCAGGTCAACCCCGTCACCTACGTGATCGAGGCACAACGCGGACTCATGCTGACCGGCTGGGACAGCGGCCAGATCGCCGCTGGATTCATCGCTATCGCCGCAATGGCCGTAGCGACAGTGACCCTCGCCATGCTTGCCCTACGCTCCCGGGTGAGCTAA